In Fortiea contorta PCC 7126, one genomic interval encodes:
- a CDS encoding KilA-N domain-containing protein produces the protein MSNPNLEVDTPKMCVSNPNLEVDTPKMCVSNPNLEVDTPKMCVSNPNLEVDTPKMCVSSCVSNFRSFQWLLISTVWYLRLWTKKQPLFEPELFNFFKTMRNLYMSNIEWFGNLVQDAQRHDGYINATKWCKHFEYRLDRWKRLPETKAKLEHLKTTQSNAEPWIVERVGKTWVTWVHPIMAVHLADYLDPAFANYAAQIVVRYATDDPTLAADIASRQNTVEGLDVINEAVQKQYSLIFGRDWLCETERIKFDFLNETPRMRNKLSERNLVSVLNNKFGLPCQGLVVIHPLSEEMLQDFLKDKYPNIYQRFRQIVEIQSGQYLHIPLVDETALFSYFILEINDWVREKGGTADPFR, from the coding sequence GTGTCAAACCCAAATCTTGAAGTTGACACCCCGAAAATGTGTGTGTCAAACCCAAATCTTGAAGTTGACACCCCGAAAATGTGTGTGTCAAACCCAAATCTTGAAGTTGACACCCCGAAAATGTGTGTGTCAAACCCAAATCTTGAAGTTGACACCCCGAAAATGTGTGTGTCAAGCTGTGTATCAAATTTTCGTAGCTTTCAATGGCTACTTATTTCCACTGTGTGGTATTTGCGTCTGTGGACTAAAAAACAACCCCTGTTTGAGCCGGAGTTGTTTAACTTTTTCAAAACAATGAGAAATTTATATATGTCAAACATAGAATGGTTTGGTAATTTAGTGCAAGATGCACAGCGACATGACGGATACATCAACGCTACCAAGTGGTGCAAGCATTTTGAATATAGGCTTGATAGATGGAAGCGATTGCCAGAAACCAAAGCTAAGTTAGAGCATTTGAAAACTACACAGTCAAACGCTGAACCCTGGATTGTTGAGCGCGTAGGTAAAACTTGGGTGACTTGGGTTCACCCAATCATGGCAGTTCACCTAGCCGACTACCTCGATCCAGCTTTCGCCAACTATGCAGCCCAGATTGTTGTCAGATATGCCACAGATGACCCAACTCTCGCCGCTGATATTGCGTCACGCCAAAACACAGTAGAAGGGCTGGATGTCATCAACGAGGCAGTCCAGAAGCAATACAGCCTGATTTTTGGGCGCGATTGGCTCTGTGAAACAGAGAGAATTAAGTTTGATTTCTTAAATGAAACCCCTCGGATGAGAAACAAGTTATCAGAGCGGAACTTAGTATCTGTTTTAAACAATAAATTTGGATTGCCTTGCCAAGGGCTTGTTGTAATTCATCCGTTAAGTGAAGAGATGCTTCAAGATTTTTTAAAAGATAAATATCCCAACATTTATCAAAGGTTCCGTCAAATTGTTGAGATCCAGTCAGGACAGTACTTACACATACCACTAGTGGATGAAACTGCTCTATTTAGCTATTTCATCCTAGAGATTAATGATTGGGTAAGAGAGAAAGGCGGCACCGCGGACCCCTTTAGGTAG
- a CDS encoding integrase: MSETESKTLRHIQEISGHNDLGTLQRYLKVTPEQRRKAASVIGF, from the coding sequence GTGTCGGAAACGGAAAGCAAAACACTACGCCACATCCAAGAGATATCCGGTCACAATGACCTCGGCACACTGCAACGTTATCTTAAGGTGACACCCGAACAGCGGCGTAAAGCAGCTTCTGTGATTGGGTTTTAA
- the nifK gene encoding nitrogenase molybdenum-iron protein subunit beta gives MPQNPEKIQDHVELFHQPEYQQLFENKKQFENGHDPEEVKRVAEWTKGWDYREKNFAREALTVNPAKGCQPLGAIFAAVGFEGTLPFVQGSQGCVAYFRTHLTRHYKEPFSGVSSSMTEDAAVFGGLQNMIDGLANSYQLYKPKMIAVCTTCMAEVIGDDLQAFINNAKNAGSVPQDFPVPYAHTPSFVGSHITGYDNMLKGILSNLTAGKKKETSNGKINFIPGFDTYVGNNREIKRIASLFGFDYTILADNSDYLDSPNTGEFDMYPTATKLEDAADSINAKATVALQMHSTPKTREYIAKEWKQEVVVSRPWGIKGTDEFLVKLSELTGKPIPAELEIERGRAVDAMTDSHAWVHGKRFAIYGEPDLVYSVVSFMLELGAEPVHILVHNSNEVFEKEIKELLASSPFGQNATVWPGKDLWHMRSLMCLLSG, from the coding sequence ATGCCTCAGAATCCAGAAAAAATTCAAGACCACGTAGAGTTATTCCACCAACCGGAATATCAACAATTATTCGAGAACAAAAAGCAGTTTGAAAATGGTCACGACCCCGAAGAAGTAAAACGGGTTGCAGAATGGACGAAGGGTTGGGATTATCGTGAAAAGAACTTCGCTCGTGAAGCTTTGACCGTTAACCCTGCTAAAGGTTGTCAACCCTTGGGCGCAATCTTTGCTGCTGTTGGTTTTGAAGGTACTCTACCCTTCGTTCAAGGTTCTCAAGGTTGTGTGGCTTACTTCCGCACCCACTTAACCCGTCACTACAAAGAACCATTCTCTGGTGTATCTTCTTCTATGACTGAAGATGCAGCGGTGTTTGGTGGACTGCAAAACATGATTGATGGCTTGGCTAACTCCTATCAACTATACAAGCCCAAGATGATTGCTGTCTGCACCACCTGTATGGCAGAGGTAATTGGTGATGACTTACAAGCTTTCATCAACAACGCTAAGAACGCAGGTTCAGTTCCTCAAGATTTCCCTGTTCCTTACGCTCACACTCCTAGCTTTGTCGGTTCCCACATCACTGGTTACGACAACATGCTCAAGGGTATTCTTTCTAACCTGACAGCAGGTAAGAAGAAAGAAACCAGTAACGGTAAAATCAACTTTATCCCAGGTTTTGACACCTATGTAGGTAACAACCGCGAAATCAAGCGGATTGCTTCCCTGTTTGGTTTCGACTACACCATCTTGGCAGACAACAGCGACTATCTGGATTCACCTAACACAGGTGAGTTTGATATGTATCCAACTGCAACTAAGCTGGAAGATGCAGCAGACTCAATTAATGCTAAAGCTACAGTTGCTCTGCAAATGCATTCTACCCCCAAAACCCGCGAATACATCGCTAAAGAATGGAAGCAAGAAGTTGTAGTTTCTCGTCCTTGGGGTATCAAGGGTACTGATGAATTCCTGGTTAAACTCAGCGAATTGACTGGTAAACCCATTCCCGCAGAATTGGAAATTGAACGCGGTCGCGCAGTTGATGCGATGACTGACTCCCACGCTTGGGTTCATGGTAAGCGCTTCGCTATCTACGGTGAACCAGATTTAGTTTACAGCGTTGTCAGCTTTATGCTGGAATTGGGTGCTGAACCTGTTCACATTTTGGTTCACAACTCCAACGAAGTATTTGAGAAAGAAATCAAAGAATTGCTAGCTTCTAGTCCCTTCGGTCAAAATGCAACTGTTTGGCCTGGTAAAGATTTGTGGCACATGCGTTCTCTGATGTGTTTGCTATCAGGTTAA
- a CDS encoding MFS transporter, with translation MNKLHQDKNFYIITLLTLMAIIGGTIYNPALPTIAKFFHISSDRVSLVSTLFQFPGAIVTPIFGVLADTFGRKQVLVPSLLLFALGGALSSFAPNFRSLIEWRFLQGIGTASLESLQLTIISDLYTGKKLTSVMGFVASLNGISSAIFPLLGGVLASFSWRFPFLTALFAIPVAIMVLTTLKLPRTEHNVQNFQIKNYLRNTWSSINNRQVLGLLFAVMSLFMLQVGACLTYIPIFAGNQLGASELVIGIILTSLSLSLALVASQLQLLMRHFSQIQLIKISFILSSLGLFIIPTIHNVWLLLIPIFLLGAAQGMAFPSTQASLAMLSSQESRAGFMGINSTIQSWGQTLGPLLGSIIDAIWGIQAVFYASAVFSLGSFVVFNTLLTTKKGQT, from the coding sequence ATGAATAAATTACACCAAGACAAAAATTTTTACATTATTACTTTATTAACATTAATGGCAATTATCGGGGGAACAATTTATAATCCCGCATTGCCAACCATCGCTAAATTTTTTCATATTTCTAGCGATCGCGTTTCTTTAGTTTCAACATTATTTCAATTTCCAGGTGCAATTGTTACCCCGATTTTTGGAGTTCTAGCTGATACTTTTGGCAGAAAACAAGTACTTGTGCCCTCACTTCTATTATTTGCGTTGGGTGGAGCCTTAAGCAGTTTTGCTCCTAATTTTCGCAGTTTAATAGAGTGGCGATTTTTGCAAGGAATTGGCACAGCTAGTTTAGAATCTCTGCAACTTACCATTATTAGTGACCTTTATACAGGAAAAAAGTTAACCTCCGTCATGGGATTTGTTGCTAGCTTAAACGGCATTAGTTCAGCAATTTTTCCCCTCCTTGGTGGAGTATTAGCATCTTTTAGTTGGCGATTTCCATTTCTCACCGCCTTATTTGCCATTCCCGTAGCCATCATGGTGTTAACCACACTAAAATTGCCCAGAACAGAACATAATGTCCAAAATTTCCAAATCAAAAATTATTTAAGAAATACTTGGAGCAGCATTAACAATCGCCAAGTATTAGGATTATTATTTGCAGTCATGTCTTTATTCATGTTGCAAGTAGGAGCCTGCCTAACTTATATCCCCATCTTCGCCGGCAATCAGCTTGGTGCTTCCGAATTAGTAATTGGCATTATTTTAACTAGTTTATCATTATCTCTAGCTTTAGTTGCTTCACAATTACAATTATTAATGCGCCATTTCTCCCAAATTCAACTAATTAAAATTTCCTTTATTCTCTCCAGTTTAGGATTATTCATCATCCCGACAATTCATAACGTTTGGCTATTGTTAATTCCCATTTTTTTGTTGGGAGCAGCTCAAGGTATGGCGTTTCCATCCACACAAGCATCATTAGCAATGCTTTCTTCTCAAGAATCTCGCGCTGGTTTTATGGGAATCAACTCAACAATTCAGTCATGGGGACAAACCCTCGGCCCTCTGCTAGGAAGCATTATCGATGCAATTTGGGGAATACAAGCAGTTTTTTATGCTAGCGCCGTTTTTTCCCTAGGCTCGTTTGTAGTTTTTAACACTCTGCTAACTACCAAAAAGGGGCAAACATAG
- a CDS encoding cytochrome P450 — MTSKDFTPSAQTTCPHLKEEFQPFVQPQLDDPYSFFQQARNEAPLFYSPILNGYVLTRYEDILNVLKNPVKFSSADNLQPIVNFTPEVFQVLRKGFPFVADLVNSDGDLHKRLRAPFMKVFAPEKLQVLEDSIRVIANRLVNNFINDGQVDIVTQFTYPLPLEVILTMYGVPLEMMHNIKKWCIDMTALLSSQLTPEAQLECATSFVSMQHAVADLITKRRQNPQNDLISGILDSDLSMNEMVIVLCGLILAGHKTTSHLIASTIKLLLEQPQLWQAISEKPSLIPAAIEEALRYDAPVPAMIRTTTEEVSIAGVTLPSGSRLFLMYGSANRDEKQYNQADSFEIERFQQLTANHLAFGHGLHHCIGSNLARQEGRIALEILSSKLPNLRLRPNQKLTYIPALMNRSFKELYLEWDIA, encoded by the coding sequence ATGACTAGCAAAGATTTCACTCCATCTGCACAAACAACTTGTCCTCACCTCAAAGAGGAATTTCAACCATTTGTGCAGCCACAACTTGACGACCCTTATTCCTTTTTTCAACAAGCTAGAAACGAAGCGCCGTTATTTTATAGCCCTATCTTAAATGGCTATGTTCTCACTCGTTATGAAGACATTTTAAATGTCCTCAAAAACCCGGTTAAATTTTCCTCAGCCGATAACCTCCAGCCCATTGTTAACTTTACTCCCGAAGTATTTCAAGTCCTGAGAAAAGGCTTTCCCTTTGTTGCTGACTTAGTTAATAGTGATGGCGATTTGCATAAACGCTTGCGTGCTCCTTTTATGAAAGTTTTTGCACCAGAAAAGTTGCAAGTATTAGAAGATTCAATTCGCGTCATTGCTAACAGATTAGTCAACAATTTTATCAACGATGGTCAAGTTGATATAGTTACACAATTTACCTATCCGCTACCACTGGAAGTAATTCTCACAATGTATGGTGTGCCTTTGGAGATGATGCACAACATCAAAAAATGGTGTATTGATATGACAGCATTATTATCATCTCAACTCACACCAGAAGCTCAATTAGAATGTGCTACTAGTTTTGTGTCTATGCAGCACGCCGTTGCAGATTTAATCACAAAACGACGCCAAAATCCTCAAAATGACTTAATCAGTGGGATTTTAGACTCTGATTTAAGTATGAATGAGATGGTCATAGTTTTATGCGGATTAATATTAGCTGGACATAAAACTACTAGTCATTTAATTGCTAGCACTATCAAACTTTTATTAGAGCAACCACAGTTATGGCAAGCTATTAGTGAAAAACCATCACTCATTCCGGCTGCGATAGAAGAAGCTCTCAGATATGACGCTCCTGTACCAGCCATGATTCGCACCACCACCGAGGAAGTTTCAATAGCAGGAGTCACATTACCTTCGGGTAGTCGGCTGTTTTTGATGTATGGTTCTGCTAACCGAGATGAAAAACAATATAATCAAGCAGATAGTTTTGAAATTGAACGTTTCCAACAACTAACTGCCAATCATCTCGCATTTGGTCATGGGCTACATCATTGCATTGGTTCCAATTTAGCCCGTCAAGAAGGACGAATTGCACTGGAAATATTATCATCAAAATTACCAAATCTCCGACTGCGACCCAATCAAAAACTAACTTATATCCCCGCCTTGATGAACCGTAGTTTTAAAGAACTCTATCTAGAGTGGGATATTGCTTAA
- a CDS encoding cytochrome P450 — translation MTISTIERLNPFIPEVIQDPYKFYRRYREEDPVHWGISANPKLPGSWYLFRYQDVIQALESPKFGREAARVRNDGEGAPVPAAYRGFQSMVNNWMVFRDPPDHTRLRSLVNKVFSLKMVENIRPAILDIADHLLDQVQDKGAMDLVEDFAFPLPVTVIATLLGVNPQDRPLFREWALALQHASASRLTPSPAVYAQAEEATWGLITYFKRAIAECHQEPRQDLITALVKAQDEDNKLNDEEILATCIHLLTAGHETTINLIAKGTLALLRHPETLQLLRSHPELITGAVEELIRYDSPVQMVSRWAFADIEIGGKLIRCGDSVGLILGSANRDPARFPDPDILDIQRQDGKHSGFGSGIHFCLGAALARSEAQIALNVLLNRLPQLRLIDKNIAWANNIVFHGPKNLQVAFN, via the coding sequence ATGACCATTTCCACAATTGAAAGACTCAACCCATTTATCCCAGAAGTGATCCAAGACCCGTACAAATTCTACCGCCGCTATCGAGAGGAAGACCCCGTTCATTGGGGAATTTCCGCCAACCCAAAGCTACCCGGTAGCTGGTATCTGTTTCGCTATCAAGACGTCATCCAAGCGCTGGAAAGCCCTAAATTTGGGCGTGAAGCGGCGCGAGTCCGCAACGATGGCGAAGGGGCACCAGTACCGGCTGCATATCGGGGATTTCAGTCAATGGTTAACAACTGGATGGTTTTTCGTGATCCACCAGACCATACAAGACTGCGATCGCTCGTTAACAAGGTCTTTTCTTTGAAAATGGTCGAAAACATCCGCCCGGCGATTTTGGACATCGCCGATCATCTCCTAGACCAAGTTCAAGACAAAGGTGCGATGGATTTGGTTGAGGATTTTGCCTTCCCTCTACCAGTCACAGTAATTGCCACATTACTAGGTGTAAATCCCCAAGATCGCCCGTTATTCCGAGAATGGGCGTTAGCTTTGCAACACGCCAGCGCCTCTCGTCTGACTCCTTCACCAGCAGTTTATGCTCAAGCTGAAGAAGCCACTTGGGGTTTGATTACATATTTTAAAAGAGCGATCGCCGAGTGTCACCAAGAACCACGCCAGGATTTGATCACAGCCCTAGTCAAAGCCCAAGATGAAGACAATAAACTGAACGATGAAGAAATTCTCGCCACATGTATTCATCTTCTCACTGCAGGTCACGAAACCACAATCAATCTTATTGCCAAAGGAACGCTGGCGTTGCTGCGTCATCCCGAAACTTTGCAATTACTCCGCTCTCATCCCGAATTAATTACAGGTGCTGTAGAGGAACTAATCCGTTATGACAGCCCCGTTCAAATGGTTTCGCGCTGGGCTTTTGCAGATATCGAAATCGGCGGGAAATTGATTCGATGTGGTGACAGCGTGGGCTTAATACTCGGCTCTGCTAACCGCGATCCCGCACGCTTTCCCGACCCCGATATTCTTGATATCCAGCGCCAAGACGGTAAGCACTCCGGCTTTGGTAGCGGTATTCATTTTTGTCTCGGTGCGGCTTTAGCAAGATCTGAGGCGCAAATCGCTTTGAATGTTCTACTTAATCGTCTACCCCAGTTGCGCTTAATAGACAAAAACATTGCATGGGCAAACAATATCGTGTTTCACGGCCCTAAAAATCTCCAGGTTGCTTTTAACTAA
- a CDS encoding glutathione S-transferase family protein has translation MKLYYAIASSYCQRVLIAFYEKGISFTPVEVNLFDPEARSHYLQINPFGKIPTLITDHHQTLFESSIIIEYLDQHFQPQTRLIPQQPELALEVRLLERIIDIYINGGREALFADTQIPIKERGSEKVLKAKRLLETGCAFLNDRLNRRTWLAGEEFSLADCAAAPTLTYLRTVYNYKHLPRLTDYVRRLESRPSVKQVQRFGHDQITQMLSQLPYPLELPPLDNFPTSAVYQKI, from the coding sequence ATGAAGCTCTATTACGCGATCGCCTCGTCTTATTGTCAACGAGTGCTGATTGCTTTTTACGAAAAAGGCATAAGTTTTACACCCGTTGAAGTCAATCTTTTCGATCCTGAAGCGCGATCGCACTATCTGCAAATCAACCCTTTTGGTAAAATACCCACACTCATCACCGATCACCATCAAACATTATTCGAGTCCAGCATCATTATTGAATATCTCGACCAACACTTTCAACCCCAAACTCGCCTGATTCCCCAACAACCAGAACTAGCTTTAGAAGTTCGTCTACTAGAGCGAATCATTGATATCTACATCAACGGTGGACGGGAAGCACTCTTTGCAGATACCCAAATCCCCATCAAAGAGCGGGGTAGCGAAAAAGTTCTCAAAGCAAAACGACTCTTAGAAACCGGATGCGCTTTCCTCAACGATCGCTTAAATAGACGCACTTGGCTAGCAGGTGAAGAATTTTCCCTAGCAGACTGCGCTGCTGCTCCCACCCTGACTTATTTACGCACAGTTTACAACTACAAACACCTACCCAGACTCACAGATTACGTCCGACGCCTAGAATCCAGACCCTCCGTCAAACAAGTGCAACGCTTTGGACACGACCAAATCACACAAATGCTCTCACAATTACCATACCCCCTGGAATTGCCACCTCTAGACAATTTCCCAACATCAGCAGTTTATCAAAAAATTTAG
- a CDS encoding FAD-dependent monooxygenase, translated as MNKTTIETDVLIVGGGPVGLAIALELRYQGIDCILVEESDGIITHPKVGTVGPRSMELCRRWGIAQQVRDAGWPDDHPLDIAWVTAVGGYEIFRLHFPSHRTRSLPDYTPEPEHPCPQHWLLPLLVKNLGQHPYGPVNLRCRLDSFEQTNDGVHADITYLTSENTAKINAKYLVACDGAKSLIRRKCGIKAPAYHHTRVFQNILFQAPQLPEVLGTRKALVFYLVNPKRLRYPLRSIDGKGLYRLTAVPQEDGEQRDPVEAVQEALGMDTPIEILSSMQWHLTHRVAEHFRCDRIFFVGDSAHTLSPSGGFGMNTGIADAVDLGWKLAATLKGWAGSHLLDTYETERRPIAVRNMEEAHVNLQRTLKRTLHPEIMNDSPAGQQARQQMAENMNRGDVRREFESQGVHFGFRYESKAIIPDDSPPPTNDPHQWRQSSYPGCRAPHAWLESGKSTIDLFGHNFVLMCFSKAQGVETWEQVCNQKGIPFASIQIDNPEIAKLYERDYVLVRPDGHVAWRSDNLPQDPATLIDRVRGNF; from the coding sequence ATGAATAAAACTACTATTGAAACAGATGTCTTGATTGTCGGTGGCGGGCCTGTCGGTTTAGCGATCGCTCTGGAACTCCGCTATCAAGGTATAGATTGTATCCTAGTTGAGGAATCCGACGGGATAATTACTCACCCGAAAGTCGGTACTGTCGGCCCTCGCTCGATGGAACTTTGTCGGCGTTGGGGTATCGCCCAGCAGGTGCGTGATGCTGGCTGGCCTGATGACCACCCTTTAGACATCGCCTGGGTTACTGCTGTCGGTGGTTACGAAATTTTTCGGCTCCATTTTCCGTCTCATCGCACCCGGTCTTTACCAGACTACACACCAGAGCCAGAGCATCCCTGTCCCCAACATTGGCTGCTCCCACTATTGGTCAAAAATTTGGGTCAACACCCGTACGGGCCGGTGAATCTGCGTTGTCGCCTGGACAGCTTTGAGCAAACAAATGACGGCGTTCATGCAGATATCACATATTTAACTAGTGAAAATACGGCAAAAATCAATGCCAAATATTTAGTGGCTTGTGATGGTGCTAAAAGCCTAATACGCAGAAAATGTGGTATAAAAGCACCTGCATATCACCACACCCGTGTATTTCAGAATATTCTCTTTCAAGCACCCCAGCTACCAGAAGTCTTGGGAACACGTAAAGCATTGGTATTTTATTTAGTGAATCCCAAACGATTACGGTATCCCCTGCGTTCAATTGACGGTAAAGGCTTATACCGTTTAACAGCAGTTCCCCAGGAAGACGGAGAACAGCGCGACCCGGTAGAAGCTGTGCAAGAAGCATTGGGTATGGATACACCCATAGAAATACTCTCCAGTATGCAATGGCATTTAACACATCGCGTTGCTGAACATTTTCGCTGCGATCGCATCTTTTTTGTTGGTGATTCGGCTCACACTCTCTCACCTTCTGGTGGTTTCGGGATGAATACCGGTATCGCTGATGCAGTTGATCTCGGTTGGAAATTGGCTGCTACTCTCAAGGGCTGGGCTGGTTCCCACCTCCTCGATACCTATGAAACCGAACGGCGTCCAATCGCTGTTCGCAACATGGAAGAGGCTCACGTCAATCTTCAGCGTACTCTCAAACGTACCCTCCATCCAGAAATTATGAACGACTCGCCCGCAGGTCAGCAGGCGCGTCAACAAATGGCTGAAAACATGAATCGCGGTGATGTGCGGCGGGAATTTGAGTCACAAGGAGTTCACTTTGGTTTCCGTTATGAGTCAAAAGCAATCATCCCTGACGACTCCCCACCACCGACCAACGACCCCCACCAATGGAGACAAAGTAGCTACCCCGGTTGTCGCGCACCCCACGCTTGGTTAGAGTCTGGTAAATCAACTATAGATTTGTTTGGTCACAATTTTGTACTGATGTGCTTCTCAAAAGCACAGGGAGTCGAAACCTGGGAGCAAGTCTGCAACCAAAAAGGCATACCCTTTGCAAGTATACAAATCGACAATCCAGAAATTGCCAAACTCTACGAGCGAGATTATGTTTTAGTCCGACCTGATGGACATGTCGCTTGGAGAAGTGACAACCTACCTCAAGACCCAGCGACATTGATTGACCGTGTGCGCGGAAATTTCTGA